The Erythrobacter sp. SDW2 region TCCTGCTGATCAGCGGCAACAGCCCGTTCTGCGAAACCTTCTTCGACGATGTGAAGGTGCCTAAAAGTTACGGCGAGGATATCCCCGGCTATGTCGGCGAGATCAACCGCGGCTGGGACGTCGCCAAGTATCTGCTCGGCCATGAGCGCGAGATGATTTCCGGCGCCGATGGTGGCAACACCGGCACTATCGGCGCGGCGCTGAGCCGCAGTGCGGGCGAGATCGACCCGGTATTGCGCGCGGAACTGGCGATGTTCGATGTAGACGCGCTGGCTTACGGCGCGATGGGCGAGAAGTTCCTCGACGAGATCAAGGTCGGCAAGGCCCATCCGGCCCAGCCGAACATGATGAAATACGCCGGCACCGAGCTCAACAAGCGCCGCCACGAGCTGGTGATGAGCGCGGGCGGCAGCCGCGCGCTCGAATGGGAGAGCGAGGAGACCGGCGGCGGCAAGGCGGCGCGGGGCTGGCTGCGCACGAAGGCCAACTCGATCGAAGGCGGGACGAGCGAAGTCATGCTCAACGTCATTTCCAAACGCATTCTCGACCTGCCGGGAGCCTAGACGAGTTCTCGTCACCCCAGCGAAAGCTGGGGTCGCGGTCCGCACGGGCTGACAGGTCGAAAAGATCCCGGCTTTCGCTGGGATGACGAAAAGGGATCAGTGGTATGCCACTTTATCACAACGAAGATCAGGCCATGCTGGCCGAAACCGCGGCGCAGTTCATGGCCGAGGAAGGCAGCATTGCGAAGCAGCTGCGCCACTGGCGTGACCGCAATTGCAAGGACGGCTTTGGCCACGGCCTGTGGGAACAGATGGCCGAACTCGGCTTCACCGGCATCCTCGTGGGCGAGGAAGATGGCGGGCTGGGGATGGGCCATGTCGAGGCCGGGATCGTGCTCGAGGAAATCGGCCGCAATCTCACCCCGTCGCCGTTCCTGACTTCCTCGGTCCTCGCCGCGACCGCGCTCAAGCACGGCAGCAATGACCTCAAGGGGCGCTATCTGCCCGGGCTGATCGAAGGCAAGAGCGTGTTCGCCGTGGCGATCGACGAAGGGGCCAAGCACCGCCCCGAAACGATCAAGTGCCGCGCCGAGCGTTCGGGCAATGGCTTCAAGCTCTCCGGCCAGAAGGACTTCGTGGTCCATGGCGCCAGCGCCGACATGCTGATCGTCGCCGCGCGCACCTCGGGTTCGGACAGCGACGACGATGGCATCACCCTGTTTGCCGTGCCCAGGGATGCGGCGGGCATGAACCATGATGCCGTGCGGCTGGTCGACAGCTCGATGGCCACGCATACCAAATTCGACGGGGTCGAACTCGATGGCGATGCGGTGATCGGCGAGGTCGATGGCGGCCGCGCGGTGCTTAACGCCATGCTCGATGCCGGACGCGTCGGCAGCGCAGCCGAAGGCGTCGGCGTCGCGCGCGGAGCGATGGACATGACCGTCGACTACCTCAAGCAGCGCAAGCAGTTCGGCAAGGTGATCGGCGAGTTCCAGGCCCTGCAGCACCGCGCCGCGCACCTCTATTCCGAAGTCGAGATCGCCCGCGCCGCGGTGATCAAGGCGCAGCAACTGCTCGACGGCGGCAGCGAGAAAGCCTCGCTGATGGCCTCGGTCGCCAAGGCGAAGGTCGCCAGGACCGCCGGCCTCGCGGTCCGCGAAGGCGTGCAGATGCACGGCGGGATCGGCATGACCGACGAATATGACATCGGCCTCTACATGAAGCGCGACCGCGCGCTGCAGGAGTTCCTGGGCGATGCCTATTACCACGCGAACCGCGTGGCGGAATTGCAGGGGTATTGATTTCATCGCTCCTCGTCATTGCGAGGAGCCGGAGGCGACGCGGCAATCGAGCGAGGACAGGACCGGATTGCTTCGTTTCGCTCGTACTGACGAAGAAAGGCTATTCAATATGATGAAACTCAATGAGCTGTTCGGCCTGCAGGGCCGCGTGGCGCTGGTCACCGGCGGTAGCCGCGGAATCGGCAAGATGATCGTCGAAGGCCTGCTCGAGGCAGGCTGTGAGCGCGTCTATATCAGTGCGCGGAAGGTGAACGAGATCGAGGAGACCTGTGCCGAACTCGGCGACAAGGTCATCGGCATCCCCGCCGACCTCAGCCAGATGGACGGGATCAAGGCGCTGGCCGACGAACTGGCCAAGCGCGAGAGCAAGCTCGACCTCCTTGTCAACAATGCCGGTGCCGCCTGGGGCGAGCCCTTCGAGGAGTTCACCGAAGCCGGCTGGGACCGGACGATGGACCTCAACGTCAAGACGCCTTTCTTCCTGACCCAGAAGCTTGCGCCCCTGCTCAAGGCGGCGGCGACACCTGAACGCCCGGCCAAGGTGCTGATGATCGCCAGCATCGACGGGATGAAGTCCAACCCCTGGCCGACCTATCCCTACCAGGCCTCGAAGGCAGGTCTTATCCACCTAACCCGGCGGATGGCAGCGGAGCTTGTGCGCGACAACATCATCGTCAACGGCATCGGCCCGGGGGCCTTCCCAAGCGCCATGAACCGCGCCGCGCGCGACAACCCGGAAGCCTCGGCCCGGGGTATCCCCTCGGGCCGGGTCGGCGTGACCGAGGACATGGCGGCCGGTGCGATCTACCTGCTCAGCCGCGCCGGAGACTATGTCGTCGGCACGACGCTGGCGATCGACGGCGGGGTGGTCAACGCCAATGTCGGCGCCGGCAACTTCGTCGATCCGTCAGGTAAATGAAACGTCCTGTCGATCGCCGAATAGCTGCGGGTTTGTCCTGCCAAGACACGGGATTCCAGCAGGGTATGGTCCGGCGCGGGCATATGAAAGCCTTGCCTTGATTGCGAGCGGCGGATGCGGCCGCAAAATGGCCGAGCAGGACCACGCGGAACTCCAGCTTGCAGGACAAGAATGATGGGACCGCGATGTAGATGCCCATCTCCTCGCTCCGCATAACGGCTCGGCGGGCAAAACTGTCGTGGGTCTGCGCCGGAAATTTATGTGCGTGAGTTGAGGGCGCCTGGACGGAACTCGTCGGATGACAATTGCAGTCCCCCTTTGCATAGCATCTGCGGGAGCGTAGGCTCAGGCGCAATCCGGCATGACCTGCATCGAATGTACCCCTGAAAAACATTCATCCTTCGCATTCACGCTCGATTGCCTTCACCGGCGCTTGACCTGAGCGGCCTCGCGTTCTGGAAAGTCGCTGGCGAGTACAGGCACCGCTACCGATGCATGCATGGGGTGCGTTGCAGCGTCGATGCCAATACCTGCCGCGCCGTTCTCAATACGGGTGGCAAAATCACGATTTCCCACGCCACCAGGGCCATCGCAGTCGTCCAGAATCAATGGGGTAAATGCTGCCAACGAAAAGGGCACTTATATCCGAGCAGATCCCCCCATGTCGCGGAAGAATGCTTTTTGAAGCCCGTTTCGTCCGAGACAATTGCATAGTGAAGTTGTGGCGTGCCGAGATGCCGATACCAGCAGACTGTTTCGGTGTGTCGACAGAATACACTAGCGTTGCTCCATCAGCTCAGCGGCGACTGCCTCCGGGTGGGTGTACATCAACATTTGACCAGCTCCACGGATTGTGCGGCATCGCAAGCCACGCACCTTCTGCGAAAAGTATTTCTGTGCGTGTCCGGGATCGTGGAGGACGAACGCGGATCCGAACAGGGCCACGCAGTCATGTTTAAAGGTCCCGCCGCACGGCTCCCACCCGCGTGCCCAGCCTACGTTTTCGATCACGTAGCCGTCGAGGTTGGCTTTCAGCGGACTTGTAGCGCGGAGATAATCGTTCACCATGACGGGATCGTCGAGACCCTGCAGGTCGGGTGGACTTTGCGCAAAGGCGCGGCGCATGGAGTTGCGCAGGCGTTCCGGTGATGTCAGGCGTAATAACAGGCTGATGAGAGCGCGCATCGATGTGGGATTGCGAGTAAATCTCCGTTTGATCGCGCCGAGCGGTCCGCGATCCACAGGTGTAAACGAGACGGCTGGCGTAGGATTTATCAGGACTACCCGATCAACGAGATCGGCCAGAGCAGCTGCGATGGCGATCGTAATCTGTCCGGCCCCCCGCCCGACAAGTGACACGGGACCAAGAGCATGATGCGAGATGATCGAACGCAGATCGCTGACGGCGGTCTCGAAATGTCGTTCGGCATCCAGGGTAGCGGGGCTGTCCGTCGTTCCGAAACCCGGTCGGTCGATTGTCACGACCCGCCAGCCACCTTCCAGCATCAAGCGCACGAATCGTGATGGCGGGTGACGACAGCTTATGGTGCTGTGCATAATGGCTGCGACTGGACCGGTGCCCTCACCATACATCGAGTACCCCACGTTGCGACCGTCATCCTGACGCAGTGTGCGATCGATGCCGACGGGCAATCTCTGCAAAGCTTGCCCGTCGATCGACGCAAGATGTTCCAGCACGAGCCGCGCCTGACCGACAAGCGAGGAGAGTTCGGCCGTCGAACCGAGAGCAAAATCGTCGAAGACCTGTCCGAGAAGCGCCTTCACAGTCGACAGTGATTTGCCCACGTCCTTCGCGACCCGGCTACGTGAATTGCCGTCGGCCAGCGACAAAACGATGGCGAGTTGGCGTGGGGTTAGATCAAGAAGGTCCGCCAGTACATTGTCGACAGCCACGCCACCCTTGTCATGAGGCTGGCACATCAGCGTCAGGACGTGGCTCACGAGCTCTGCTACATTGCGCGCACCGCATTTCTGGCGCAACCTCACAAGTGCGTTTCTCGAAGTCGTTGGTCCGACCCCGATCCGGCCCGATGCGTCGTCAAGTTTGCCGAATTCGATCAGTTCTCGAACGAGGCGCTGTTCGAGTTCGGTAAGTCCAAACGCGTGCGCGACTCGCGCCACCGCGCGGTCCCAGTATTGCGACGTGAATCGGACGAATAGTCCAGCAGGCTCTCCGCACGCGGAGGCGCATGCCGTCCACTGATGCCAGTCCGGCGCCAAGACCCCCCCAGGCAAGTGAAACACCCTGCCACGCTCGTCCCACGTTGGAATAAGCTCGGCCCCCAGGATGGAAATGCCGCCATCGCGGCGTAACGCTTCTGCCGCCTGATCGATTTCGATCTGTAGCGCAGCCTTGTCCGCTGCGACTGTATCCAGGTTTGTACCGGTGCCATCCCGGTCCAATATGATTGCCGCGAAGATCGTCTCACGCATACTTTTGAGATGACGCCAATTATTTTCGCGCGCAAGCATACAAATGGCCATTCCTCCGAATGCTCGCGGGTGAGAATGATTACACCACGAGGTCGCTTTATGGTCTCGACCAAGGGAGGAAGCACATGTTGAGAAAGAAATCTTCGTTCGCAGCGCAAATCATTACGGCATCGACCGTCTTGGTTTCCGCAGCGGCCATCGCGGGAACCGCCGTTTACGGTTACGGATCGACCCGGGCCGACGCGATCAGGGACGCGAACGCGCAGGCGGAGTCAGCTTCGATGGCGCGCTTCGGCAAGCGGACCTGTATCACTCGCGCCACGCATTCCACCTGCAGCAAGGACAGCGAAGGTTGGGTGTGTACTGCGTATGTCGCCAATCATGCCGGAAGCTGTCGTTGATACGGAATGCGGGGCGCAGGATTAGGCGCGCCCCGCACTTTCGAAAAGGGGAACGCGATGAAGAATTTGATCCGGTCAGCCATTGGCGCGGTCAGTATTGGGTTGTGCCTGACGCCGACCACTGCACTAGCCGATTTCGCCAGCCACCCCATAGACAGCAGCGACCGCACTCTTGATCGCTGGAATCTTAGCGATGCCGACTGGCTTGTGCTGACCGGGCCGGAACTGCGGCGGAAGGCAGGTCTTCCGGAGAATATCGCTGCAGTCATTCGTGAGGCGAAAGGAGGGGATGCCAAGGCGGCAGCACTCTTGTCGGGAGCTTATGCGACAGGTGTTGGCGTACAGAAGAATCCGCAGGAGGGCCTGCGCTGGGCCAAAGTGGCCGCCGATGCCGGTCTGCCTTTCGGCCTGTTTGTTTACGGCCAGTACTTCCGCAACGGAATAGGCGTGACCGCCGATTATCGCCAGGCTGCCCAATTGTACGCAATTGCCTACCAAAAGGGGGTTAGGGCCACTGCAGTGGAATACGCAACCCTTCCCGCGTTTAGCGAAACAAAAGACATTCTGCCGATCTATACCGATCAGATAGATATGCTCGAACAAGCGCGAGATGATCAAGCGCCGCTGGCTGCCGAGTTCCTTGAGATATTCGCGCTACAGGAGGAGTTCGGCAAGATAATCGACGGAATGCCAATGTGGAAAACATCCCGCGGCTTGCTTTCGGGACATGTTGATTTCGCCCTCCCGCTGAACGCCTGCACAACAGTCATCAGAACGACTGGAGGTACCCGATTCACGCTCCTTTGGAATTTGGGATACAAGGGCCGCAACCCACAGAGCACTAGCTTTGTCCTCGAAGGGCGCATTATGGCGGGTTCGTCATCGAGCCAGTCCATCAATGGGCCGCATGATGGCACTTGGGAACTGGGCGTGTTCTTGAAGGAAACCAACACGTCTTTCACGCCGTCCGAAACCCGCGCGAAATTCGCCCGACTGAGCACGCTTGCCAATCAGCTTTCCAGTAAATGCGTGACTTACGTCGGAAGCTGACACGAACCAGCTACTAGCCCGCAACAACGTATTTGCCAGCGGCCCGCAACCGCCTCGCCTCGCGGAAGGTCACCAGCTTGCGCTGCTGCTCGTCCCACAGCGCCAGCATCATCGGCTTGACGGTCTGGCGCAGGGTGAAGCGGTTGAGCTCGGCCAGCCGCGGATGCGCGCGCAGCGCTTCGGGCAGGCGGTAGAACGGGATCCGGCTCGCCAGGTGGTGGACATGGTGGATGCCGATATTCCCGGTGAACCACTGTAGCCACGCCGGCAGCTGGAGATAGGAACTGCCCCCCAGCGCCGCCTCGTGAAACTCCCACTCGCCCTTGCGGTCCCAATGGGCATCCTCGAACTGGTGCTGGATATAGAACAGCCACACCCCCATGCTCGCCGCGGTCAGCAGCACGGGGAAGAACACCGCCGCCACCGCGCCGATCCCGAAGGCCCAGATCAGCCCGCCCAGGATCGCCGCGATCATCGCATTGGTGCCCATCGAGCTGATCCAGTACTCCTTGCCTTCGCGCATCAGCCCGATCGGCAGGCGATGGCGCAGCAGGAACAGATAGGCAGGGCCAAGCCCCATCAGCACCACCGGATGGCGATAGAGCCGATAGCCGAAGCGCTTGAGCCGGCTCCCCTCGAAATACTCGCGCACGGTCAGCGTATCGACATCGCCGAACCCCCGCGCGTCGAGATTGCCGGTCGCCGCATGGTGCAACGCATGGCTGCGCCGCCAGCAGTCGTAGGGGGTCAGCGTCAGCACGCCGAGCGCGCGCCCGACCCAGTCGTTGCCGCCGCGCTTCTTGAAGAAGGCGCCGTGGCCGCAATCGTGCTGGATGATGAACAGCCGCAGCAGCAGCAGCCCGGCGAGCGGCGCCAGCACCAGCGCCGCCCAGTACCCGCGCTCGACCGCGAACAGCATCGCGCCGAACACCGCGATGAAGGGGGCGAGGGTGATCGCCAGCTCGGTCCAGCTGCGCAGATGGCGCGGCTCGTAGAACGGCTTCAGTTCGCGCGCCAATTGACGCGGGTTGATCTCTTCTGCCTGCGCCAACTGCGCCGGGGCAAACTCTTGCGGCCTCACTGCGATCCTCTTGTGCGATGGGTTTGGCAGCGATGTAGCAGGCGGAGTGTGAATGTCACGTGGCAGCGGTGCATTGGCTGGCGAGAAGGCGGCGGCAGCGGGGTTGTTGCACGCCACGCAAGTTGATGAAGTACAGGCGGAACGCAGGGCCGGAAGAGATCCATGGAGGGAGCCCAGATACGACAAAGCCCCGCGGATGAGACGGGGCTTTGTGGCGAAGGCCTGGGATGGCGGGCGAGGCGGAGGCATGGCGGCGGCGCGGTGGTAGCGGGGAGGGGGCGTGTAGGAAAATGGTTTGTAAGGGACGTGGCTCTCGAACTCTATCGACGATAGTTGCCTGTTGGCGATTTGCTGACAATGAAGTCCAAAATCCGGACTTGATCACATGTATTAATCTACTACGGTCCGCATACTGCGAACATCGATGCATTGTGAGGAAAGCTGGAGCGAGAGTTGAGCGGAAAAGCCACCCTATCGAATGACAAGATCGTCGTTCTTGCAGCTTTTCTCGCCGGTGCGGACAAGGGGCTCGCAGATACTGAAGATATCGCAATGCGAGCCAATGATCTTGCCCCCGGAAAATTCACTTGGAGAAAATACCAAGAGCAAATCAATATCGAGGCCGTGCGGAAGAGACTTTACGACGCCGCGAAGGAATCTCGTGGCGGACTAATAGCGGGAGGAGAACGTGAGGGGTGGCTACTGACCTCCGCTGGCATTGCGTTCTGCAAAGAACATGCGGGACTGTTGGAGCGGGGGTTGAGCTTTTCACCGCGCCTCTCTGCCAAGGAAAGAACT contains the following coding sequences:
- a CDS encoding acyl-CoA dehydrogenase family protein, yielding MPLYHNEDQAMLAETAAQFMAEEGSIAKQLRHWRDRNCKDGFGHGLWEQMAELGFTGILVGEEDGGLGMGHVEAGIVLEEIGRNLTPSPFLTSSVLAATALKHGSNDLKGRYLPGLIEGKSVFAVAIDEGAKHRPETIKCRAERSGNGFKLSGQKDFVVHGASADMLIVAARTSGSDSDDDGITLFAVPRDAAGMNHDAVRLVDSSMATHTKFDGVELDGDAVIGEVDGGRAVLNAMLDAGRVGSAAEGVGVARGAMDMTVDYLKQRKQFGKVIGEFQALQHRAAHLYSEVEIARAAVIKAQQLLDGGSEKASLMASVAKAKVARTAGLAVREGVQMHGGIGMTDEYDIGLYMKRDRALQEFLGDAYYHANRVAELQGY
- a CDS encoding SDR family NAD(P)-dependent oxidoreductase yields the protein MKLNELFGLQGRVALVTGGSRGIGKMIVEGLLEAGCERVYISARKVNEIEETCAELGDKVIGIPADLSQMDGIKALADELAKRESKLDLLVNNAGAAWGEPFEEFTEAGWDRTMDLNVKTPFFLTQKLAPLLKAAATPERPAKVLMIASIDGMKSNPWPTYPYQASKAGLIHLTRRMAAELVRDNIIVNGIGPGAFPSAMNRAARDNPEASARGIPSGRVGVTEDMAAGAIYLLSRAGDYVVGTTLAIDGGVVNANVGAGNFVDPSGK
- a CDS encoding alpha/beta fold hydrolase, with product MRETIFAAIILDRDGTGTNLDTVAADKAALQIEIDQAAEALRRDGGISILGAELIPTWDERGRVFHLPGGVLAPDWHQWTACASACGEPAGLFVRFTSQYWDRAVARVAHAFGLTELEQRLVRELIEFGKLDDASGRIGVGPTTSRNALVRLRQKCGARNVAELVSHVLTLMCQPHDKGGVAVDNVLADLLDLTPRQLAIVLSLADGNSRSRVAKDVGKSLSTVKALLGQVFDDFALGSTAELSSLVGQARLVLEHLASIDGQALQRLPVGIDRTLRQDDGRNVGYSMYGEGTGPVAAIMHSTISCRHPPSRFVRLMLEGGWRVVTIDRPGFGTTDSPATLDAERHFETAVSDLRSIISHHALGPVSLVGRGAGQITIAIAAALADLVDRVVLINPTPAVSFTPVDRGPLGAIKRRFTRNPTSMRALISLLLRLTSPERLRNSMRRAFAQSPPDLQGLDDPVMVNDYLRATSPLKANLDGYVIENVGWARGWEPCGGTFKHDCVALFGSAFVLHDPGHAQKYFSQKVRGLRCRTIRGAGQMLMYTHPEAVAAELMEQR
- a CDS encoding tetratricopeptide repeat protein — encoded protein: MKNLIRSAIGAVSIGLCLTPTTALADFASHPIDSSDRTLDRWNLSDADWLVLTGPELRRKAGLPENIAAVIREAKGGDAKAAALLSGAYATGVGVQKNPQEGLRWAKVAADAGLPFGLFVYGQYFRNGIGVTADYRQAAQLYAIAYQKGVRATAVEYATLPAFSETKDILPIYTDQIDMLEQARDDQAPLAAEFLEIFALQEEFGKIIDGMPMWKTSRGLLSGHVDFALPLNACTTVIRTTGGTRFTLLWNLGYKGRNPQSTSFVLEGRIMAGSSSSQSINGPHDGTWELGVFLKETNTSFTPSETRAKFARLSTLANQLSSKCVTYVGS
- a CDS encoding fatty acid desaturase yields the protein MRPQEFAPAQLAQAEEINPRQLARELKPFYEPRHLRSWTELAITLAPFIAVFGAMLFAVERGYWAALVLAPLAGLLLLRLFIIQHDCGHGAFFKKRGGNDWVGRALGVLTLTPYDCWRRSHALHHAATGNLDARGFGDVDTLTVREYFEGSRLKRFGYRLYRHPVVLMGLGPAYLFLLRHRLPIGLMREGKEYWISSMGTNAMIAAILGGLIWAFGIGAVAAVFFPVLLTAASMGVWLFYIQHQFEDAHWDRKGEWEFHEAALGGSSYLQLPAWLQWFTGNIGIHHVHHLASRIPFYRLPEALRAHPRLAELNRFTLRQTVKPMMLALWDEQQRKLVTFREARRLRAAGKYVVAG